From a region of the Paucidesulfovibrio longus DSM 6739 genome:
- a CDS encoding molybdopterin-dependent oxidoreductase, producing MARKKVFSICGMCSVRCPIEAEVEDGRCVYIQGNPHAPGLNGALCPRGAAGVALTEDNERPQTPLIREGERGEGKWRAVSWDEALDYVAAKLNAVREKYGDEAVLFSDRGGPFRDFYRAFLRAIGTPNYNNHDSACARNVQNAALSVFGFGRKGVAYDLKNTKHLVVQTRNIFEAVNVAEVNNTLDAVANGAKITSIDIRASVTAAKADNFFMVRPGTDYGFNLAVINELIEAKLYDADFVKKHFNDFEVLAEFVKPYTPEWAEQETGVPAEKLRAFCRELSEAAPAVIWHPGWMTARYSDSFYMSRTAYLINALLGSIGAKGGLPIMNKPDDFGRKGLKSFMELFPKPKAKRADGVGWMEGRTHYDAGPGLVNLAYEAIVTGEPYPIKAYIAHRHDPLMAFPDVEDVKKKWANLDLLVAVTFSWSDTAWFADVVLPISPYLERDSILATKNGLKPSFIMRKRVMEPLHDTKAIWEIYAMLAKKMGIDELAYDKIEDVWNFQLDGTGVSIEDFEAKGSVGLADKPLYRNMDEFKFKTASGKIEVHSPKLDADGLPSLPPYKSPERPPQGRYRIAFGRCALHTQGHTVNNPLLHERMPENLLWINTTEAEKLGIADGDYVEVGSNGHRGRIKAFVTPFIHPECVFMIHGFGHTLPCESRARGKGVADNQLMPKGIGKYDKAGGAISMQEHFIEVRKV from the coding sequence ATGGCGAGAAAGAAAGTTTTCAGCATTTGCGGCATGTGTTCGGTCCGCTGTCCCATCGAGGCGGAGGTCGAGGACGGTCGCTGCGTCTATATCCAGGGCAACCCCCACGCGCCGGGACTCAACGGCGCGCTCTGTCCGCGCGGTGCGGCGGGTGTGGCCCTGACCGAGGACAACGAACGTCCTCAAACCCCGCTCATCCGCGAGGGCGAACGGGGCGAAGGAAAGTGGCGCGCGGTGAGCTGGGACGAGGCCCTGGACTACGTGGCCGCCAAACTGAACGCGGTCCGCGAGAAATACGGCGACGAAGCCGTGCTCTTCTCGGACCGGGGCGGTCCCTTCCGCGACTTCTACCGGGCGTTTTTGCGCGCCATCGGTACCCCGAACTACAACAACCACGACTCCGCCTGCGCGCGCAACGTGCAGAACGCGGCCCTGTCCGTGTTCGGATTCGGACGCAAGGGCGTGGCCTACGACCTCAAGAACACCAAGCACCTCGTGGTCCAGACCAGGAACATCTTCGAGGCCGTGAACGTCGCCGAGGTCAACAACACCCTGGACGCCGTGGCCAACGGCGCCAAGATCACCAGCATCGACATCCGGGCCAGCGTGACCGCGGCCAAGGCGGACAACTTCTTCATGGTCCGCCCCGGCACCGACTACGGATTCAACCTGGCCGTCATCAACGAGCTGATCGAAGCCAAGCTCTACGACGCGGACTTTGTGAAAAAGCACTTCAACGACTTCGAAGTGCTCGCGGAGTTCGTCAAGCCCTACACCCCGGAATGGGCCGAGCAGGAAACCGGCGTGCCCGCCGAAAAGCTCCGCGCCTTCTGCCGCGAGCTTTCCGAAGCCGCCCCCGCCGTGATCTGGCATCCCGGCTGGATGACCGCCCGCTATTCCGACTCGTTCTACATGTCGCGCACCGCCTACCTGATCAACGCCCTGCTGGGCAGCATCGGGGCCAAGGGCGGACTGCCGATCATGAACAAGCCCGACGACTTCGGCCGCAAGGGCCTGAAGAGCTTCATGGAACTCTTCCCCAAGCCCAAGGCCAAGCGCGCCGACGGCGTGGGCTGGATGGAAGGCCGCACCCACTACGACGCCGGTCCCGGACTGGTGAACCTCGCCTACGAGGCCATCGTCACGGGCGAGCCGTATCCCATCAAGGCCTACATCGCCCACCGCCACGACCCCCTCATGGCCTTCCCGGACGTGGAGGACGTGAAGAAGAAGTGGGCCAACCTCGACCTGCTCGTGGCCGTGACCTTCTCCTGGTCCGACACGGCCTGGTTCGCGGACGTGGTCCTGCCCATCTCGCCCTACCTGGAGCGCGATTCGATCCTGGCCACCAAGAACGGCCTGAAGCCCTCGTTCATCATGCGCAAGCGCGTCATGGAGCCGCTCCACGACACCAAGGCCATCTGGGAAATCTACGCCATGCTGGCCAAGAAGATGGGCATCGATGAACTGGCCTACGACAAGATCGAGGACGTCTGGAACTTCCAGCTCGACGGAACCGGCGTGAGCATCGAGGACTTCGAGGCCAAGGGCTCTGTCGGCCTCGCGGACAAGCCGCTCTACCGGAACATGGACGAGTTCAAGTTCAAGACCGCCTCCGGCAAGATCGAGGTCCACTCGCCCAAGCTGGACGCGGACGGGCTGCCCTCGCTCCCGCCCTACAAGTCCCCGGAACGCCCGCCCCAGGGCCGCTACCGCATCGCCTTCGGACGCTGCGCTCTGCACACCCAGGGCCATACGGTCAACAACCCGCTGCTGCACGAGCGCATGCCGGAGAACCTGCTCTGGATCAACACGACCGAAGCCGAAAAGCTCGGCATCGCGGACGGCGACTACGTGGAAGTGGGCAGCAACGGACACAGGGGCCGCATCAAGGCCTTCGTGACCCCGTTCATCCATCCCGAATGCGTCTTCATGATCCACGGATTCGGACATACCCTGCCCTGCGAGAGCCGCGCGCGCGGCAAGGGCGTCGCCGACAACCAGCTCATGCCCAAGGGCATCGGCAAGTACGACAAGGCCGGCGGAGCCATCTCCATGCAGGAGCACTTCATCGAGGTGCGCAAGGTCTAG
- a CDS encoding 4Fe-4S dicluster domain-containing protein codes for MAAYRIKLDKSRCIACMACLVHCKQKNRVPQGLSLNKLFAELEDKDGKPVLKVKYQPCLMCKNPECVPACPTGAMQKRESDGLVFIDEELCIGCGECIEACPWDVPVLDEARGKAIKCDYCMDRIKEGRDPACVTGCTAHALSFLRPE; via the coding sequence ATGGCCGCTTACAGGATCAAATTGGACAAGAGTCGCTGCATCGCCTGCATGGCCTGCCTGGTTCATTGCAAGCAGAAGAACCGGGTGCCGCAGGGACTTTCTTTGAACAAGCTTTTCGCGGAGCTGGAAGACAAGGACGGCAAGCCCGTGCTCAAGGTCAAATACCAGCCCTGCCTGATGTGCAAGAACCCGGAATGCGTTCCCGCCTGCCCCACCGGGGCCATGCAGAAGCGCGAGTCCGACGGTCTCGTGTTCATCGACGAAGAGCTTTGCATCGGCTGCGGAGAGTGCATCGAGGCCTGCCCCTGGGACGTGCCCGTCCTGGACGAGGCGCGGGGCAAGGCCATCAAGTGCGACTACTGCATGGACCGCATCAAGGAAGGCCGCGACCCGGCCTGCGTCACGGGCTGCACCGCCCACGCGCTCTCCTTCCTGCGTCCGGAATAA
- a CDS encoding sulfite exporter TauE/SafE family protein — translation MKSKRLYLLLALAVLAVCLFAMPAWANERLVKAIAEAQANMPDKVTGEAGYLGIPGGPQLQWWWGLLWAIWVGWIFSTVGAFGGIMAGVGHITIYGLGDYAKGFGKDAKLNKVVTDSIRVSNQWLVGCSAGLSTFNYWKAGRLVLPLGIALAIGSVAGSWLVPWLTAGKISLKAYLGYFGLFVLFLGCYLFYETTPAGQGKKKAAKAAAQAFQESVKKQREGGEVNMAEMGVKVQKFTPTSCEFTFFGVEFNFNPVIPVIGGFFIAALASFLGVGGGFLLVPFLTSVAGLPMYLVAGTSAAAVFVGMVNSIASYMVLKGTPVEWSLIGAELVGIVIGSLIGPRTSKYIPDIWLKRLFIVLAVYVGMRYTLKGFFGISIWP, via the coding sequence ATGAAATCCAAGAGGCTGTATCTTCTTCTGGCGCTGGCCGTTCTGGCCGTGTGCCTGTTCGCCATGCCCGCGTGGGCCAACGAACGTCTGGTCAAGGCCATTGCCGAGGCCCAGGCCAACATGCCCGACAAGGTCACCGGCGAAGCCGGCTACCTGGGCATTCCCGGCGGTCCGCAGCTGCAGTGGTGGTGGGGCCTGCTCTGGGCGATCTGGGTCGGCTGGATCTTCTCCACGGTCGGCGCGTTCGGCGGCATCATGGCCGGCGTCGGCCACATCACCATCTACGGCCTGGGCGACTACGCCAAGGGCTTCGGCAAGGACGCCAAGCTGAACAAGGTCGTCACCGACTCCATCCGCGTGTCCAACCAGTGGCTGGTGGGCTGCTCCGCGGGTCTGTCCACCTTCAACTACTGGAAGGCCGGACGCCTCGTGCTGCCCCTGGGCATCGCCCTGGCCATCGGTTCCGTGGCCGGTTCCTGGCTGGTGCCCTGGCTCACCGCGGGCAAGATCAGCCTGAAGGCCTACCTCGGCTACTTCGGCCTGTTCGTGCTCTTCCTGGGCTGCTACCTCTTCTATGAAACCACCCCGGCCGGCCAGGGCAAGAAAAAGGCCGCCAAGGCCGCTGCCCAGGCTTTCCAGGAGAGTGTGAAGAAGCAGCGCGAGGGCGGCGAAGTGAACATGGCCGAGATGGGCGTGAAGGTTCAGAAGTTCACCCCCACCAGCTGCGAGTTCACCTTCTTCGGCGTCGAGTTCAATTTCAACCCGGTCATCCCGGTCATCGGCGGCTTCTTCATCGCGGCCCTGGCGTCCTTCCTGGGCGTGGGCGGCGGCTTCCTGCTGGTGCCGTTCCTGACCTCCGTGGCCGGACTGCCCATGTACCTCGTGGCCGGCACCTCCGCCGCCGCGGTCTTCGTGGGCATGGTCAACTCCATCGCCTCCTACATGGTCCTCAAGGGCACCCCGGTGGAATGGTCCCTCATCGGCGCCGAGCTGGTGGGCATCGTCATCGGCTCCCTGATCGGCCCGCGCACCTCCAAGTACATCCCGGACATCTGGCTGAAGCGCCTCTTCATCGTCCTGGCCGTGTACGTGGGCATGCGCTACACCCTCAAGGGCTTCTTCGGCATCAGCATCTGGCCGTAA